A single Halobellus ruber DNA region contains:
- the glpR gene encoding HTH-type transcriptional regulator GlpR — protein sequence MTTPEQRRRSIADLVTQHDGLSVEELASELAVSPSTIRRDLSDLAERGIVERTHGGAVPVTNVGVEQPFNQRVIHNLDRKQPIGERAVKEIQEGQVVYFDAGTTTMQAAKKVPDDLSNVFVTNSPLLLSRLANEEETVKLTGGQYRYETKALIGPAAENYIRHSNFDLAFLGVNGISEDGELSTPNESEAELKRLVMARTSRVVVVTVIEKFGEQTFRQFGSIDDIDLLITDARVPEPFRDLFDETELAEDVFE from the coding sequence ATGACCACACCCGAGCAGCGCCGCCGGTCCATTGCCGACCTCGTCACCCAGCACGATGGGTTGTCGGTCGAGGAACTCGCCTCGGAGCTTGCGGTGTCGCCGTCGACCATCAGGCGCGACTTGTCGGACCTTGCTGAGCGAGGGATCGTAGAACGTACTCACGGTGGCGCCGTCCCGGTAACGAACGTCGGCGTCGAACAGCCGTTCAACCAGCGGGTCATCCACAACCTCGACCGCAAACAACCGATCGGGGAACGAGCCGTCAAGGAGATCCAGGAGGGACAAGTCGTCTACTTCGACGCAGGCACGACGACGATGCAGGCGGCAAAGAAGGTCCCGGACGACCTATCGAACGTCTTCGTCACTAACTCGCCGTTGTTACTCTCCCGACTCGCCAACGAAGAAGAAACTGTCAAGCTGACTGGCGGCCAGTATCGATATGAAACGAAGGCGCTGATTGGCCCGGCCGCTGAAAACTACATCCGGCACTCCAATTTCGATCTCGCCTTTCTCGGCGTCAACGGCATCTCCGAGGACGGGGAACTTTCAACCCCGAACGAGTCCGAAGCGGAACTCAAACGCCTGGTGATGGCTCGAACCAGCCGAGTTGTCGTCGTCACTGTCATCGAAAAGTTCGGCGAGCAGACGTTCCGACAGTTCGGCTCGATCGACGATATCGACCTTCTGATCACCGACGCACGCGTCCCGGAGCCGTTCCGCGACCTGTTCGATGAAACGGAACTCGCCGAGGACGTCTTCGAGTAA
- a CDS encoding zinc-dependent alcohol dehydrogenase family protein yields the protein MRVASLTDVGEMEVRDRERPEPGPNDVVVRVGACGVCATDLHMFRGSFAVDFPAVLGHESAGTIVEVGDDVDGLASGDRVTVNPVVPCYACSYCKRGETNLCENAASIGGAGDRILDGSFAEYVQAPAGNVELIGDLPFRYAALAEPLACCIHAADRSGVGQGDSVAVIGAGPIGLLLLQTLRNRGASPIAVSELNPKRREVAKGMGADLVVDPEAGDPVETISEEIGEVDAGIEVVGLVPTIQQAYDVTANGGTTLIVGVPKQDATMEINPFDVYYNDLDIRGTFALTHETFERAVTLLQHGRIDAEPLVTEEIGLGEIPSAFERMQNNDGLKKVVVPGKND from the coding sequence GTGCGCGTAGCATCACTGACCGATGTCGGTGAGATGGAAGTGCGGGATCGAGAACGGCCCGAACCGGGGCCGAACGACGTAGTGGTACGAGTTGGTGCGTGCGGCGTCTGTGCAACGGACCTACACATGTTCCGTGGGTCCTTTGCTGTCGATTTCCCGGCAGTGCTCGGGCACGAAAGCGCTGGAACCATCGTCGAGGTCGGTGACGACGTCGATGGGTTAGCGTCCGGCGACCGCGTCACGGTGAACCCCGTGGTCCCGTGTTACGCCTGCTCGTACTGCAAGCGAGGTGAAACCAACCTCTGTGAGAACGCGGCCTCGATCGGGGGTGCCGGCGATCGCATCCTCGACGGCTCATTCGCCGAGTACGTCCAGGCCCCTGCGGGCAACGTCGAACTGATCGGTGATCTGCCCTTCCGTTATGCGGCGCTCGCCGAACCGCTCGCGTGCTGTATCCACGCCGCTGACCGGAGCGGAGTCGGTCAGGGTGATAGCGTCGCGGTGATCGGAGCGGGGCCGATTGGCCTCCTGCTGTTACAGACACTCAGGAACCGGGGTGCGAGTCCGATCGCGGTGTCGGAACTCAACCCGAAGCGGCGCGAGGTCGCGAAGGGGATGGGCGCCGACCTCGTTGTCGACCCCGAGGCCGGTGATCCCGTCGAGACCATCAGCGAGGAGATCGGCGAAGTCGACGCCGGCATCGAAGTCGTCGGACTGGTCCCGACGATTCAACAGGCGTACGACGTGACCGCCAACGGCGGGACGACACTCATCGTGGGCGTCCCGAAACAGGACGCCACAATGGAGATCAATCCGTTCGACGTTTACTACAACGACCTCGATATCAGGGGCACCTTTGCCCTCACACACGAGACGTTCGAACGAGCAGTGACACTGCTTCAGCACGGCCGTATCGACGCCGAACCACTGGTTACGGAGGAGATCGGTCTCGGAGAGATTCCGTCCGCGTTCGAACGAATGCAGAACAACGACGGGCTCAAAAAAGTCGTCGTCCCGGGTAAGAACGACTGA
- a CDS encoding SDR family NAD(P)-dependent oxidoreductase, producing MDYTLTGKTALISGSGRGMGRASAEALARNGADVVVNDIDKEVVKETAADVRDLGVDAIGVPADVSDEAEVAAMVETAEDELGPIDVLVNNAGVGDAGPFTDETNDWTFDHNLDVHLGGALHCTREVVDGMVERGYGKIINFTSIHTKNGVGMSPAYDVAKYSLLGLTKSLALELGREGIRVNAVAPGWANTRLTDDFSDAVTEQILDNNPLGRFAEPDEVADAVTFLASPASDYINGHELRVDGGQVPIDSWRLDNR from the coding sequence ATGGATTACACCCTCACAGGAAAGACGGCACTCATCAGCGGATCGGGTCGAGGAATGGGACGGGCGTCTGCCGAAGCGCTGGCACGAAACGGGGCGGATGTCGTTGTCAACGACATCGACAAGGAAGTGGTGAAGGAGACGGCAGCGGACGTTCGCGACCTCGGCGTCGACGCCATCGGCGTCCCCGCGGACGTAAGCGATGAGGCAGAAGTCGCTGCGATGGTCGAGACGGCGGAAGATGAACTCGGGCCGATCGACGTTCTCGTCAACAATGCAGGCGTGGGCGACGCGGGGCCGTTCACAGACGAGACCAACGACTGGACCTTTGACCACAATTTGGACGTCCACCTGGGCGGGGCACTACACTGTACCCGCGAAGTGGTCGACGGGATGGTAGAGCGGGGATACGGGAAGATAATCAATTTCACATCGATCCACACCAAGAACGGCGTCGGGATGTCACCCGCCTACGACGTTGCGAAGTACAGCCTCCTGGGGTTGACGAAGAGCCTGGCTCTCGAACTCGGGCGGGAGGGGATCCGAGTCAACGCTGTCGCCCCCGGGTGGGCCAACACGAGGCTAACCGACGACTTCAGTGACGCGGTCACAGAGCAAATTCTCGACAACAACCCACTGGGACGGTTCGCTGAACCGGATGAAGTCGCCGACGCGGTTACGTTCCTGGCCTCCCCGGCGAGCGATTACATCAACGGTCACGAACTCCGCGTCGACGGCGGGCAGGTCCCCATCGACAGTTGGCGACTCGATAATCGATGA
- a CDS encoding substrate-binding domain-containing protein translates to MRDDINRRQYLKAAGVTGLGVLGSLAGCTRGGSGGGSGDSGSGDSGSGSGGTTSGGDGSGSSEDLPIPLSEYDSADIEWQQFEGDQINIGAVAHPWVDAIKPAIPVFEELTGIDVVWNILPENQFRTKRQTDVSTGSGQFDVFFMDQVVNQFRNEGWLQPLDPYINDGSLFDESWYGMDDLFESSIWQAHGGGYSDNWTGMPITVEVQTQFYREDLYEKHGLEVAETWQHHRENAKVIHEEESDIVGTAGRGQKGYGMNIYILNTLLRQKGSKLWTEFPTDSGLDTQGVIEAADYYTSLLQDYGPDGASTQAWSDVLATMQEGRAGQIVADANLFWGGLTGEDSSVADSVQITKVPKPEGGELNPNAFNWQISTSQAASNSEQAFLFMMWATSEPTNTWMHTDNGAVFSVRQSVWENDDYISQVGEDFARVSLESLKVSSPDPFDRKYPEWGQRYSEELQKALAGQKGAEAAMKDAAKAAEDIYS, encoded by the coding sequence ATGAGAGACGATATCAACCGGCGGCAGTATTTAAAAGCAGCAGGCGTGACCGGGTTAGGCGTCTTGGGTTCCCTCGCAGGTTGTACCCGCGGTGGATCAGGCGGTGGATCCGGCGACAGTGGATCCGGCGACAGTGGATCCGGCAGCGGTGGAACCACCAGCGGCGGTGATGGTTCGGGCTCGTCCGAGGACCTCCCGATCCCGCTCAGCGAATACGACAGCGCAGACATCGAGTGGCAGCAGTTCGAAGGCGATCAGATCAACATCGGCGCAGTCGCACACCCCTGGGTCGACGCGATAAAACCCGCAATCCCCGTCTTCGAGGAGCTCACGGGGATCGACGTTGTCTGGAACATTCTGCCGGAAAACCAGTTCCGGACGAAGCGCCAGACTGACGTCAGCACCGGTTCGGGGCAGTTCGACGTCTTCTTCATGGACCAGGTCGTCAACCAGTTCCGTAACGAGGGTTGGCTTCAGCCCCTTGATCCGTACATCAACGACGGCAGCCTGTTCGACGAGAGCTGGTACGGTATGGACGACCTGTTCGAGTCGTCAATCTGGCAGGCTCACGGTGGGGGCTACAGCGACAACTGGACTGGAATGCCGATCACCGTCGAGGTCCAGACCCAGTTCTACCGGGAAGACCTCTACGAGAAACACGGGCTGGAGGTCGCAGAGACGTGGCAGCACCACCGTGAGAACGCCAAGGTCATCCACGAGGAGGAGTCCGACATCGTCGGGACCGCCGGTCGGGGGCAGAAGGGCTACGGGATGAACATCTACATCCTGAATACGCTCCTTCGCCAGAAAGGGTCGAAGCTCTGGACCGAATTCCCGACCGACTCCGGGTTGGACACCCAGGGCGTCATCGAAGCAGCGGACTACTACACGAGTCTGCTTCAGGACTACGGCCCCGATGGGGCATCGACCCAAGCGTGGTCCGACGTGCTCGCGACGATGCAGGAGGGCCGCGCCGGTCAAATCGTTGCCGATGCGAATCTGTTCTGGGGCGGTCTGACGGGCGAGGATTCGAGCGTCGCGGATAGCGTCCAAATCACCAAAGTGCCCAAGCCAGAAGGCGGTGAGCTGAACCCCAACGCGTTCAACTGGCAGATTTCAACGTCGCAGGCCGCCAGCAACTCCGAGCAGGCGTTCCTCTTTATGATGTGGGCGACGTCCGAGCCGACCAACACCTGGATGCACACGGATAACGGCGCCGTGTTCTCCGTGCGGCAGTCCGTCTGGGAGAACGACGACTACATCTCGCAAGTTGGCGAGGACTTCGCGCGGGTCTCGCTCGAATCGCTGAAGGTTTCGTCGCCGGACCCGTTCGACCGCAAGTATCCCGAATGGGGACAGCGGTACTCCGAGGAACTCCAGAAGGCCCTCGCGGGCCAGAAAGGCGCCGAAGCGGCGATGAAAGACGCCGCGAAAGCCGCCGAAGACATCTACAGCTGA
- a CDS encoding carbohydrate ABC transporter permease has translation MSTQTQTETTNRSGLAQVRDLWNEYLPYWMIAPMVLVMVMITFFPGAYDLYLSLIEEPTVNVFAAEFVGLEHYETAFTRGGAIHSFVITITVVVSALVLESLLGFLLAAFVAGVDSGRLKSFYRVLFILPMAVAPVSLATIGRIMLNTEIGVIPYVINTLTPLTAPAFLADVPLLTVILLDTWNWTPFMFIIFYAGLSSVPDTLVEASRIDGAPLWRRYVHVIIPYIKPVVFVAVLIRMIDLFRTFGVVYGLTQGGPGTATQLVSINIYEQMFINNAPGVATAIAVVYLIFVIAIANVIIAKVGFEGVWD, from the coding sequence ATGAGCACACAAACACAGACAGAGACGACCAACAGATCGGGGCTCGCTCAGGTTCGGGACCTGTGGAACGAGTACCTGCCGTACTGGATGATCGCACCGATGGTGCTGGTGATGGTGATGATCACCTTCTTCCCCGGTGCGTACGACCTGTATCTCAGCCTGATCGAAGAGCCCACAGTAAACGTCTTCGCGGCCGAGTTCGTCGGACTGGAGCACTACGAAACGGCGTTCACTCGCGGCGGCGCAATCCACTCGTTCGTCATCACGATCACCGTCGTTGTCAGTGCGCTGGTGCTTGAGAGTCTCCTCGGCTTCCTTCTGGCGGCGTTCGTGGCTGGGGTCGACTCCGGTCGGCTCAAGTCCTTCTACCGCGTCCTATTCATTCTCCCGATGGCCGTCGCCCCCGTGTCGCTGGCGACGATCGGGCGGATCATGTTGAACACCGAGATCGGTGTCATCCCGTACGTCATCAACACGTTGACGCCGCTAACGGCGCCGGCGTTCCTCGCGGATGTACCACTGCTGACCGTGATCCTGCTCGACACGTGGAACTGGACGCCGTTCATGTTCATCATCTTCTACGCCGGCCTCTCGTCGGTACCCGACACGCTGGTCGAGGCCTCGCGAATCGACGGCGCACCGCTGTGGCGGCGGTACGTTCACGTCATCATTCCGTACATCAAGCCGGTGGTGTTCGTCGCTGTCCTGATCAGGATGATCGACCTGTTCCGGACGTTCGGCGTGGTGTACGGGCTGACCCAGGGTGGGCCGGGGACGGCCACCCAGTTGGTGAGCATTAACATCTACGAACAGATGTTCATCAACAACGCACCGGGCGTTGCGACCGCGATTGCGGTCGTCTACCTCATCTTCGTCATCGCGATCGCGAACGTCATTATCGCGAAGGTCGGCTTCGAGGGGGTGTGGGACTGA
- a CDS encoding carbohydrate ABC transporter permease — protein sequence MATSDTTPGSSQRFEKGTRETLVTIARHAFLLTWSFIVLFPLYWLASMSLKPPGQANSLPPDWIFLPTVYNYLQLVQSSDFVAAFANSLLMVGASVVLVLLIGVPAAYVLSRYDIPKERDVLVWILSSRMLPPIAVVLPFFIIFQTFNLFDSKIGMVLMYVSINLSLVVWVMKAFFDGIPETLEEAARVDGATQFQGFMKIILPAAKPGIFSVAIISFIFAWIELLFGLVLTSFKAVPVTLFVYSFIGSRSIEWSMLAAASTAMIIPVGIFLILVNKYLAAGLSFGVVIKE from the coding sequence ATGGCGACGTCGGACACCACCCCCGGTTCGTCACAGCGGTTCGAGAAGGGGACCCGCGAGACGCTCGTCACGATCGCCCGCCACGCCTTCCTCCTCACGTGGTCGTTCATCGTGCTGTTCCCGCTGTACTGGCTCGCGTCCATGTCGTTGAAGCCTCCGGGGCAGGCGAACTCGCTCCCGCCGGACTGGATCTTCCTGCCGACGGTGTACAACTACCTTCAACTCGTCCAGAGTTCGGATTTCGTTGCGGCGTTCGCTAACAGCCTGCTTATGGTCGGGGCGTCGGTGGTTCTCGTCCTGCTGATCGGCGTGCCGGCGGCATACGTCCTCTCGCGGTACGACATCCCGAAAGAGCGGGACGTCCTCGTGTGGATCCTCTCCTCGCGGATGCTCCCGCCCATCGCTGTCGTGCTTCCGTTCTTTATCATCTTCCAAACGTTCAACCTGTTTGACAGCAAGATCGGTATGGTTCTTATGTACGTCAGCATCAACCTCTCGTTGGTCGTCTGGGTGATGAAGGCGTTTTTCGACGGGATCCCCGAGACGCTGGAGGAAGCCGCGCGCGTCGACGGCGCAACCCAGTTTCAGGGGTTTATGAAGATCATCCTCCCGGCGGCCAAACCGGGCATCTTCTCGGTCGCGATCATCAGCTTCATTTTCGCGTGGATCGAGTTGTTGTTCGGGCTCGTGCTGACGAGCTTCAAGGCGGTGCCAGTCACGTTGTTCGTGTACTCGTTCATCGGCTCGCGCTCGATCGAATGGTCGATGCTCGCGGCGGCCTCGACGGCGATGATCATCCCCGTCGGGATCTTCCTGATCCTGGTGAACAAGTACCTCGCAGCAGGACTCAGCTTCGGCGTGGTGATCAAGGAATGA
- a CDS encoding ABC transporter ATP-binding protein, producing MADITLNNVTKRFGEGGDAILAVDDVSLEIEDGEFVVFVGPSGSGKSTLMRIVAGLETQSEGDVYIGDTLVNELGPRARDIAMVFQNYALYPNMTVEGNMSFGLKMSTELSDSEIETQVTETAEMMGIGDLLDSKPGELSGGQQQRVALGRAIVRDPNVFLMDEPLSNLDAKLRTTMRTEINRLQNDLGVTTLYVTHDQTEAMTMGDRLVVLDHGELQQVGTPVECFYRPVNQFVAGFIGSPSMNFFNGHLDGGTLRADGFDYELTERMQASVDGTTEVTLGIRPEDVTLHDGAHADYEFEAVVDVVEPMGSIAYVYLRPKDQEIDQTFVVEADGRRPITEGEYIEVEFPAEDVHLFDGETGETIHQRELESEGQVTVSEQA from the coding sequence ATGGCAGACATCACGCTAAACAACGTCACGAAACGCTTCGGAGAGGGTGGAGACGCGATCCTCGCAGTCGACGATGTCTCTCTCGAGATCGAAGACGGGGAGTTCGTCGTCTTCGTCGGTCCATCCGGGAGCGGCAAGTCGACACTGATGCGTATCGTCGCCGGGCTCGAAACCCAATCCGAGGGTGACGTGTACATCGGCGATACGCTCGTCAACGAACTCGGACCGCGCGCGCGGGACATCGCAATGGTGTTCCAGAACTACGCGCTGTACCCGAATATGACCGTCGAGGGGAACATGTCGTTCGGGCTGAAGATGTCGACAGAGCTCTCGGACTCCGAGATCGAAACGCAAGTGACCGAGACCGCCGAGATGATGGGTATCGGGGACTTGCTGGATAGCAAGCCCGGCGAGCTCTCCGGTGGGCAACAACAGCGCGTCGCGCTGGGTCGGGCCATCGTCCGTGACCCGAACGTGTTCCTGATGGACGAGCCGCTCTCCAATCTGGACGCGAAGCTACGGACGACGATGCGTACCGAGATCAATCGGCTACAGAACGATCTCGGCGTGACAACGCTGTACGTCACGCACGACCAGACTGAGGCGATGACGATGGGCGACCGGTTGGTTGTTCTCGACCACGGCGAACTCCAGCAGGTCGGCACGCCAGTGGAGTGTTTCTACCGTCCGGTAAACCAGTTCGTCGCGGGCTTCATCGGCTCGCCCTCGATGAACTTCTTCAACGGTCACCTCGACGGGGGGACGCTCCGCGCCGACGGCTTCGATTACGAACTCACCGAACGGATGCAAGCATCAGTCGACGGCACCACCGAGGTCACGCTCGGCATCCGCCCGGAGGACGTCACGCTCCACGACGGCGCACACGCCGACTACGAGTTCGAGGCGGTCGTGGATGTCGTCGAGCCGATGGGAAGCATCGCCTACGTGTATCTCCGTCCGAAGGACCAGGAGATAGACCAGACGTTCGTCGTCGAGGCTGACGGACGACGTCCGATCACCGAAGGGGAGTACATCGAGGTCGAATTCCCCGCCGAAGATGTCCACCTCTTCGATGGGGAAACGGGGGAGACGATCCACCAGCGTGAACTCGAGTCGGAGGGGCAAGTCACGGTGAGCGAGCAAGCGTAG
- a CDS encoding NAD(P)-dependent alcohol dehydrogenase gives MRTAVLIEPHQFELQDRPRPSPGPDEVLVAVGEVGICGSDVHYYEHGRIGDIVVEDPLVLGHESAGTVIDTGENVATLEPGDRVALEPGVPCRRCSHCTGGDYHLCADVRFMATPPHDGSFAEYVSWPEDFAYKLPTTVSTTEGALCEPLSVGIHACRRGNVGTGDTVLVTGAGPIGLMILEAARATGATDIILTDVVEEKLAFARERGADLAVNVAEADLEAAVDQYTDGVGVDVVVEASGAASSIRSTLDAVKRGGTVVLVGLANEATVPFDVLDIIDNELDVLGSFRYKNTYPAAIDLLADGVVDVEGIVEFESTLADIDDAFQRAMDPSVVKGMITIDR, from the coding sequence ATGAGAACGGCAGTACTGATCGAACCCCATCAGTTCGAGCTTCAGGATCGCCCCCGACCATCGCCAGGTCCGGACGAGGTCCTCGTCGCCGTCGGGGAAGTGGGTATCTGCGGGTCGGACGTGCACTACTATGAACACGGCCGTATCGGGGATATCGTCGTCGAGGACCCGCTCGTTCTCGGTCACGAGAGTGCCGGAACGGTGATCGATACCGGTGAGAACGTTGCCACACTCGAACCGGGCGACCGCGTGGCACTTGAGCCAGGTGTCCCGTGTCGACGGTGCAGTCACTGTACGGGAGGCGACTACCATCTCTGCGCGGACGTTCGGTTTATGGCGACACCGCCCCACGACGGTTCATTCGCCGAATACGTGTCCTGGCCGGAAGACTTCGCCTACAAGCTGCCGACGACCGTCTCGACCACTGAGGGGGCACTCTGTGAACCGCTTTCCGTCGGCATCCACGCCTGTCGTCGTGGAAACGTTGGCACGGGCGACACTGTACTCGTGACCGGTGCGGGACCGATTGGACTGATGATACTGGAAGCCGCCCGGGCGACCGGAGCGACCGACATCATCCTGACCGACGTTGTCGAGGAGAAACTCGCGTTCGCGCGCGAACGAGGGGCCGATCTCGCGGTCAACGTCGCGGAGGCGGATCTGGAAGCGGCTGTCGACCAGTATACCGACGGCGTCGGGGTCGATGTCGTTGTCGAGGCGTCCGGTGCAGCCTCGTCTATTCGATCCACGCTCGATGCGGTCAAGCGAGGGGGTACCGTAGTCCTGGTCGGACTCGCAAACGAGGCGACAGTTCCGTTCGACGTCCTCGATATTATCGACAACGAACTCGACGTCCTCGGATCCTTCCGATACAAGAACACCTACCCGGCAGCGATCGACCTCTTGGCGGATGGCGTTGTCGATGTCGAAGGGATTGTCGAATTCGAATCAACGCTTGCGGACATCGACGACGCCTTCCAGCGAGCGATGGATCCGAGCGTCGTCAAGGGAATGATTACGATAGACAGGTGA